cacaacaataataaacagtaaatacgtttttgttcgtcaaattcaaactcgcaagcgaattatcatttagccgcatccttatatgtaaaatactaaaaacattgtaagcctatggtaacgcattacagttttgaatcgattgcaggtgcaaaaatccgttatcgtatcaatttaatgaaatttgcaataactcaaatgcgactgctaccgaccggccgagcggaccgatccgaagtgttccgaaagcattgcggaatgagagcgagcgaggagtgagtgcgggtgcgagcgggatagcaaagtaatgatagcatggcaaacaaacatcacacatcacgtctcattgctcattatacattacgcggattgtatagggaccgtgcgcgttggagggtctgccatcttgtggtctgaatcggaaccataaacaggcacatttacacgtcaagtgttttcttgtgcatagtaggttctgccatcttgtgggctacatcggaacaaaaaaacatcacatttacgcctcgcgccaaaaatctgacggctcctgtgctgcctcctatagttcatgcacgctccctatatttcgtaccgactaccggcgtgtcaatctatattgatgctttacgagtttacgcgcgcttcggccagtcatgtgctcgagtgatgtttgaagtaatgcttggtttctcggagtgatgcgtaatgcaatattacgcgtttgagtgatatctcatttgtgatgttacgcgcattacttacacatgtctacTAATTATGGCTCTAATGAggtctattttattgaaatccgcttAATAGTTTAGGCGTCGAGAAGAAAAAGTATGATTTCATATttggagtcctctcaaggcggttggtttcatttttctttaataaaacaagtgtaaacaggTTGTGAAGGGTATGAGGAATCTACCGATACGTCATTTttaaaaatccgtccagtatcctaagccagtgtactgaatcatcagtacttaaacccataaccctactttctgcaGATCacatacaaatgtatagttaaaagttgaattcatattcctccgagtttcctattaagagaatctcccctggaagtgtataagcgctaaacaTAGATTCAGCAAGAATTTTCTATACCAAGATGTactttttccgcaaagatatccagGACTTTTTCGTGTAGAATTTAAGAAGCTTCAATGTTgccttacaccatattttcataaagaacgtcgattttgagtaaaacgcaAATTTTTCCTGggtggtacacattttccaagatggctgctaTTCCTCGAGGTCCTTAAATGTCAAATGTGGGCATAAgaggcctttaatttatatacataccaaatttcatgactgttccagagatttcgagtttggtcctaatcagATTGTGCTACTAAGATATGAAGTGGTTAGGGATCGCGTTGGACAAATACGGTAGTTAGAAGAAAATACCTTTTTGTAAAACGGGACCAAGACCAATTACCGATTTACAAAAAACTCACAGGCTATGAAAAATAGCACAACTATCCTATTCACCGATCTGAATCGCAATATACCGATGTCCGGTATATAATTAATGGATAACCTCACCACCGACAGGGCACGAGGGCACCTTAGGCTGGTCGAGAAAAGGAACTTCTAGGTCTAGCGAGTTTCgtggttttaatatttaatagctCCCTACTAAAAGTTCGATTAGGTATCTCGTTAACCAGGAAACTTTTACGAAGCCTAAGGTGATAAGGTTATCCATTACCGGGCATCCTCTATTTCAGTGCCAATCACTGTTTAGTTGTTTATTTACcctacaaaattttaaacataaatcaaACAAGACAgtgacttttttaatttattagatgTTTAAAAGTCTATGTGGAGGCGACAGCTTTCTTGGGGGTGGGCTTGCCCTCCTTGAAGCCGTTGCGGAAGCGCCTCCTGACGATCTTGAGATGGCGCATGCGGCCGGTGCCGGTGGTCTTCCTGCGCTTAGCCTTCACTGACCAGTGGTCTGCAATAGATAACAAACATGACTTTAATGCCAGTGGACGAAATGTAATACTTAATACAAAACTCTTGTCTTTTAAGCTAACTGCACCGACTTTGATATGATAATGTGGAagcaaaacatttttgacagaaatgaaaatgaatgatGAAGTACCTAACAAATTTTGGCCAAACGCGAGTTGGACTTTAACCTTAAAGCGCATGGCACAGGCACACTCCATCCGacgtgcgagcgagatgtcgctataatacgcgcatagcttTGTCTCGCTAAAACTTCAGAACGACGTGcaaatcggatgcagtgtgccgTGCACCTAAGGGTTCCATGCCATCAAACTATTTTATCAAACAGATCTACAacaccaataaaataaattttggattttgttttttgtattatttgttgcTGTACTGGCAATAGAAAAACGCACTGAGAAAATTAATTCTGTACACCTACAGTGGTTCTCAAGACTATGCCTATTAACACACAGAtagatgatgtcctcccagacgcatccgtcgacggcgacaccCGGACAAATCAGGTATTCTGTACATTATAACGTGTATGGGCTCGAACGTGACTTGCGAAACcgagttttgttttaaacttcCGACCGCAAGTCGATACTGAGATACTAAAGTTAGTAATAGGGTTCAGATTGCTGCCTTTTgacaaaacaaataaagataCTGGCTATACTGCTCTAATcttaatacaattattattctaTGAAATACTATCATAGTAGTCTCATGCATGTCtatgttttattgtattcacacaaaatacaataaaacttattgcaatgcatgaaatttttttttcattaattttgatgatgatgatgaatgataTTATAATTAGTTATGTTACCTTAAGTAggattttacatttttgaatggaattaaaagtacattttttttctataaaacctTTACAACTCGTAAACTAATCAAATGTCACATTCATCACACACAAGCACCCTAAATGAGATTAAAAACCAGAACCTACAGCTACATAGGCAGGATTTTACTAAATTGgtacatattatttttgaagtatCTTTTTTGAAGAGATATAATATTCCTCACATGCTAGAAGTTATTTCCCACTGATCACTGAAGAGTTAAAGCATTAAAAATGGATAAGTACATAACAATCAAACATCTCGAGAGTATGATAGTAAAAACAAGTACAGTACAATCTCACCATTCCAGCACTAATGCTGGCATAAGAAAGCCAGATGACTGGAAGTTAGAGCAAATCtgcttattatatttatgttttagtATGATGAAGCAATACACTACACTAATATCctaaattcaaagaaaattgtACTGTTATATGGATTTTAGGCATTTATGAACATATTTAAGAGTGATAATGTAAAGGGACATAGTAGATTTGGTGATAGAATGATCCCTTACACCCTTGTTTTAGTGCTGGACTACCCAGGTGTACCAGACCATGCAAGTGCTAGATTTCTGATATTTTACTGTACGAAAGAAAGGTTGTCTGAAATTTTTACCAAATGATAAAATGACATTATCATTTGCATAGTTCTCTCAGTTGATTTACCTACATTATACAAGGAATTAATCAAAAAGCAGATTACTTCCTCAATCAGTGTAGGATGataatttactaattattattcctggtttataaatttaatgtgCACTCTTtagttgttttaataataatttagatgAGTGTATATGAAGTACAGTCGGCATTAAATAGATAGTAACGATCAAAGTGGCAAAATATATCGGAACACAACCTTATTTGTATGGTGACAAGGTTAGTTATGTATAATTTGTCCACTATCTATTtggtgctgactgtacatctaaCATAcgatataaaatacataaaacacacgagctttgtattaaaaaaatgagaGAAACTTACAGGAACGGAGCTTTGCCGCTGGGTATCCACACTGGGCGCATTTTGATTTCTGGATGTGGTACGAGGATCTACCACACCTCCGGCAGAGTGTGTGGGTCTTATTCCGGCGCTTTCCGAAACTTGACGTACCTTTCGTCTGAAATAAACATTGAAGGTTAAAAGTAAACAACCACACTCATCTAATAACTATGCCGTATTTTCGATGAATACATTTAATAGGACACATTTTGCGCAATAATATAGACATTTCATTCATAGAAAACAACGATTATAATGGattaaaaatgaaagaaaatagAATACACTACCATCTTGCCGACTTTGACAAGAAAAGAATCTAAACGTCAAAATTGACAACCACTTCGACGCACGCATGACGCACGGGAAGCAGTGCTGCCAGGAAATATCAGATACGTTTAAGTATGGTACAAATAAAGTGATACGTAAAATGctgaaattcacaaattgctaggatctttctcttttaatctCACTAGCTCAACGAAgggagggaggggtgttagggttggcaacgcgcatgtatctcctctggagtagcaggcgcacataggctacggagactgcttaccatcaggcgggccgtatgcttgtttgccaccgacgtagtattaaaaaaaactaagacgtgaaaatcgaagttcgaaaattgcgggcatttttctctgtcactatgATTAAgacttagtgagagtaaaagagaaagatccccgcaatttttgaatttcggttttcacggtaggcccccagacctgataaagtgtggatgtaattggcactaaAGGCCTGTTCGATCGTGTGGCGGGTAGTCCGCTAAGGACGCAGCTATAAGTGAGAGCGAGAAAGAGAGTATGCTTGACCGGACCAAGGTCTCACTCCGGTACGCCCGTCTGTTGTAGCATTTACAACACGGTTTATTAAAAACCATATTAAGACTTGTATCTAATTACGAGCTTGGTGCGGTCAAATATTCCTTTCACTCCGCTTTGGCAATAAATCCTTGTGCTCGTTTTAATTCGCCCTTTTTTGGAAATTCGTCGTCCCGTTATGATCTGGCAATATTGCATGTATGTCATTGTCAAATGAATTGTTTTCGTTGTCATCTTGTtctgtgttttgttttttgttttcttgATTTGACAACAGCGTCTTTCGTTCCCAGTTCtttgtcaaaaaatgtttttaccaGAAATTGTTCATTTACCATGATCACTTCACTTGGTATTATTAATTAAGGAATATAactaatattttctaaaaccgCGCCAGTCATGGAGTTTTTCCTGCGCTCAGAAAGTGAAGACGAGGCTAAACCTTTTATGACCACTGTGCCGATAAAAGGAGAACCAAAGTGTGAGACCGAGGATCCTACCGGACCAAGGGCTTTCCGTCCAGACCTGTGCGATGTCCATGTCAAGGTTGAACCTTTAGAGAATTTAGACATAGAAGGTTAGCAACTATGCcccattaataataattaattttataataattatttttatcgttaaaattatatacaaatggCCATAATTTGGGGATCATAGTACTGCTTCTCTTGTAATGCCAATTTCTTgacataaatgtttttttaatttaatttgcaactTTTGAGATCCCTAAATTTTCTGTTAGCTTTATTCATTATACTAAATAAGTAGCAGATATTGTAACGAGTATAGCTAAAAATCAAGTAACGCCCTGCATGTTCAATATTTCATTCATATTATGTATTGCCAAATATAATCCAAATTTATACATTAAGTATATTAATAGAAAACACAAAGTTGTATACTAGTTTATTCcatttatttgtaagaaaagAATACAAAGTGGTTAAAcacctgcctatcctccataaaaaaaaagagtattcAATCTCTGCTAAAATACAacctcaaagtatttttttgttacagtgGCATGTCTAACAGAGGGGACTGTTAAGAAAGAATCAATAATAGTTGATGCAGAATTTGAAGCTACTGGAGATAGTCATATTGTTACTAGTCATGGCAGCCAGATAGAAGTATGCATCACCAAGGAATCATGCTCAAGTCCAACTCTGGATGAATTTGTTATTAACAAAAACTTTCTTAAATGCAGAATCTGCCAGAAAATATTAGACAATAATTCAAATCTTACTATGCACATGCTTACTCATGATATAGACAAATCTAGCATAAagaaaaaaaggaataaaaataaagaagtgACTGCTTGTAAAATTTGCTGCATGCAGTTTACAAATTCCCGTACTTATTCTAAACACATGCAAACACATGTATTTGAAAAGCCATTTAAATGTGAGTTCTGTGAGAAGGcgtttaattcaaaatatttacttacaaatcaTGAGCGAACTCATACTGGGGAAAAACCTTTTTCTTGTGATCTTTGTGACAAGAAGTTTAcagaaaaagtaaatttaaacagACATAAGAGAAGTCACTCAGGAGTCAAGCCTTACAGCTGTGATGTGTGCTCAAATAGTTTCACTTGTAAACAGAATTTAGAAGCACATATGATATGCTCACATACAGATGAACAACGGTGGGAATTTGAATGccaattttgtaataaacgGTGCCCTAATAAGAATGAATTGAGAAGACACCTAAGAACCCACACTGGTGAAAGACCTTATTCATGTgacatttgtaaaaaaagttttaaccGGAAGTATTACTTAGTACCCCATATACGAGTCCACAATAATGAGAGACCTTTCGGATGCGAAATTTGTAACAAAAGGTTTGTGAGTAAACATGATTGCAATAAGCATTTAAAAATCCACATGACTAAACGAAAATAATTGActttatgttttatataatcaagggtaattttttttgtaaattcaaaTAAGATAGATAGGCAGACAATAGGTGGTCTTATTGCAGAAAACTGATATCTTCCTAATAGCCTTTGggatacatttttgaaattatttacattataggtAATGAAATATTTCACTTAACACAtccactgccagacaaaaaaacggcgcactacagaaaccggtggtctatagctgcgtacaaaacaaacAGCCCAGCGAGTTGTCCGAACAAagatctgaacaaagttcacgagcgcccaccaggtgggttcccggcagtgaatgtgttaaatattgACCTTATGTTTTAAGCAAAAGGATTGAAATTGTAATAACAAGCTGCCAGTTTTGTTAACTTCAGCTATATTGCTAGAATTAGACCAAGCTAaattggcagcaattttgatagcccagacagtgcaattgttaaataaacgtcataatttcatagaagtttgagaTTCAAAATTACACTTGCACCatctaggctatcaaaatcgctgccaacttagcttggtctgactaaaGGTAATATTTGGTAATATGTTGTGTTAtacatatacaaggtgcccgtgagcattgcgagacattttaactaagcattcctggtaatatttagaaactaaaatgtcatataaaattttctggattaggcctagtttcagagataattaaaatttaatttaatgttttttgaaatcATTCtatcgccataagtcggtacaaaacacatttttgactgcggtattgccactttgtggtctagtctggacatacctattgattgacatcgaaaaatgaaaaaaagtggctgtgacataatcggacagacagacagaatctataagggttgcgttttttgccatttggctacggaaccctaaaaatgtattcgagaggctacccccaaataaataaataaactttttagttaattttaggttatgtgtttatcaataaaaaatacgttttatgtacaggagtgttcaaaaaaaggaaaaaaaaaaatttttttgtcgaatttcatacatttttttgccatcaggaatgcaccggcaaaatctctcgcaatgctcacgggcaccttgtatatcaAACTCAGTACTCAGACTCGTCGTCTATCTCTAACAAATATGTTAGAAAGAGAGGCGAATAGCAATTACAGTTCACAGgcctttatttataaaacgcaACCCAGtaagtttaataaattaataaatgttttaaatgaaCTGATTGGTTTTTAGTTGATATCATTTTATTCCCCCCTTTCCACTGACTATGTTTGAGCGAAGTACGCACTACGTACGTACgcaacagccgccgcagccggaaggcggaagcggccgctcatacccccctgacggggggtatcgaaaGAAGTCCAGTTGGAGAGGCCAATGTACATCGTGTGAACAGCCCAGTTCATGTGCATGTGCAAGAGCTTGAGTCCAGGAAGTTTTACTCAAACTTATACCTTTGTGCTATCTGTGCCTTATGCCTTGAGTTAGGTGAGTTGTCAAAATTTCGCATGCACCGATAGTTTAGCTTTATTTCttttcaacaaataaataattaaccttTTGCTTCGCTTGAAGAAATAATTTTGTGTTATCTACTTGCCTGCGGATTTTTTCGTCTTTCGCATTATTGAAAAGTAcattaatataaagaaaatCTAATCGATTTCAGGTGTGTAcgcatttaaactttattattatgacGATGCCATTTTATAACTTATTATGAAGTTAACGTACCTAAACTAAACTCAACTTTCGTTTTGGTCT
This portion of the Cydia pomonella isolate Wapato2018A chromosome 7, ilCydPomo1, whole genome shotgun sequence genome encodes:
- the LOC133520018 gene encoding gastrula zinc finger protein XlCGF8.2DB-like, which encodes MEFFLRSESEDEAKPFMTTVPIKGEPKCETEDPTGPRAFRPDLCDVHVKVEPLENLDIEVACLTEGTVKKESIIVDAEFEATGDSHIVTSHGSQIEVCITKESCSSPTLDEFVINKNFLKCRICQKILDNNSNLTMHMLTHDIDKSSIKKKRNKNKEVTACKICCMQFTNSRTYSKHMQTHVFEKPFKCEFCEKAFNSKYLLTNHERTHTGEKPFSCDLCDKKFTEKVNLNRHKRSHSGVKPYSCDVCSNSFTCKQNLEAHMICSHTDEQRWEFECQFCNKRCPNKNELRRHLRTHTGERPYSCDICKKSFNRKYYLVPHIRVHNNERPFGCEICNKRFVSKHDCNKHLKIHMTKRK
- the LOC133520023 gene encoding large ribosomal subunit protein eL37, with the protein product MTKGTSSFGKRRNKTHTLCRRCGRSSYHIQKSKCAQCGYPAAKLRSYHWSVKAKRRKTTGTGRMRHLKIVRRRFRNGFKEGKPTPKKAVAST